TCAATTTCGTCATATATCCGGTCCGCatcatcatcttcatcgGCAACGCTACCAAATCTGCCAGTGTCGTCGTTGTCTGCGTCTAGAAACCTCCCATCCTCATCCACGTTGTTGTCGTCCTCCGGCGCGAACGAGCCCGCAGGAAGCCGTCGAGAGCTCCCCAGATCTGCTTGTGTAGTAAATCCAGTGGCTCCACGGCCTATACCGGCAATATACCCTGGCGGCGGCTCTTGATCTAGGAagctttttctctccaTACAAATAAATTTAATCTATATATTACTTCCATTTTGGGTTGACtattaaaaaaaaaatttttgaaaaattataaTTATCATCTAGCAtgtccaaaagagcagctgaGGACGTTGTGGACGGCAATTCCGCCAAAAGAGACCCAAATGTCAGCACAGAATCATACAATGCTGAGGATGTCGACGACTACCGCTCGAAGGTTGAAGGCGACATGGAAGACCTTTCCGGAGACGACTATGAGAGTGAAGGAGAAATCATCGAGATAGACACTTCTGGGGAGGAAGACAACGACCAGCCAATGGAGGAAGTGCAGGAGGCACTGCAAAAGGCAAATGAGGAAGACACAGAGCCTGCTAAAggccaaaaagagctgTATTTGCCTCATCGATCTAGACCCCTTGGTCCAGACGAGGTGCTCGAGCCAGACCCTAGTGTCTATGAAATGTTGCACAACGTGAACATGCCATGGCCTTGTCTCACCCTGGATGTGATGCCAGACAATCTAGGCTCTGAGAGACGGGGATATCCGGCCACGATGTACGTGACCACCGCCACGCAGGCccaaagaaacaaagaTAATGAGATGATAGTGATGAAGCTGTCGTCGTTGGCCAAGACTTTGGTgaaagacgacgacgaagaggatgacgacgacgaggatgacgaTGAGGATGAGCACGACCCTATTTTGGAGAGCGAGACCGTTTCTCTTAGCCACACGACCAACAGACTCCGTGTATTTCCTCTAGCACTAAAAACTGGCAAGTATTACACTGCCACCATGTCCGAGAGTGCCGAGGTGTTGATTTTCGATTTGAGCGCGCAAATGAAGGCCTTCGACACTCCCGGATACGTGATTCCGAAACAGAACAAGCGGCCACTGCATATTGTCAAGAACCATGGCAATGTCGAGGGATATGGACTCGACTGGTCGCCGCTTGTCGACTCTGGTGCCCTGCTGAGCGGAGACATG
This window of the Ogataea parapolymorpha DL-1 chromosome VII, whole genome shotgun sequence genome carries:
- a CDS encoding Ribosome assembly protein RRB1 translates to MSKRAAEDVVDGNSAKRDPNVSTESYNAEDVDDYRSKVEGDMEDLSGDDYESEGEIIEIDTSGEEDNDQPMEEVQEALQKANEEDTEPAKGQKELYLPHRSRPLGPDEVLEPDPSVYEMLHNVNMPWPCLTLDVMPDNLGSERRGYPATMYVTTATQAQRNKDNEMIVMKLSSLAKTLVKDDDEEDDDDEDDDEDEHDPILESETVSLSHTTNRLRVFPLALKTGKYYTATMSESAEVLIFDLSAQMKAFDTPGYVIPKQNKRPLHIVKNHGNVEGYGLDWSPLVDSGALLSGDMSGRIYLTNGAGSKWVTDKTAYQASNASIEDIQWSRSETTVFATAGTDGYVRIWDTRSKKHKPALNVVASKTDVNVISWCDKLDYLLASGHDDGTWGVWDLRNFQPGSQPSPVVSYDFHKSAITSIAFNPLDESIVAVSSEDNTVTLWDLAVEADDEEIKQQKEESKELSDIPPQLLFVHWQKDVKDVRWHKQIPGALVSTGTDGLNVWKTISV